CGCAGAATTTTCTCGAGACAAGGTACAGGACCGCCCCATTATTATGGCCACCACCAATGGCACTGTGGCTATTCGAGCGACAGAAGGGGCCTGGCGGACCTGGATCGGCTCCTTTTTGAATGCGGCGGCTGTCTGTCGGCAGGCCCAGCAACACGGCAAAGATATCTTGATCGTCTGCGCTGGGACGGAGCGGCTGTTCTCCCTGGAAGACGCCCTCTGCGCCGGACAATTGGTTGAAATTCTGCAAGGCAGGGAGCAAGCGGTCATTTTGAGCGATGCCGCTTATGCGGCGCTTTTGATGTATACCCAGAGCAAAGGCCGGCTGGCGGAGGTTGCCGGCCGGAGCAGAAACGGCCAGCGATTGTATGACCTGGGACGTACCGACGATATAGCATACTGCCTTCAGTCCAATATTTTGGATATTGTACCTGAGTACAAACATGGGACCATTCGGCACTGACAGGCTAGAGTGGGCGCAAACCTACTCTTTTCCTCCTGATAATTCGGCGGTGGTTTTCTC
The DNA window shown above is from Acetonema longum DSM 6540 and carries:
- a CDS encoding 2-phosphosulfolactate phosphatase; amino-acid sequence: MKLHVTFLPAEVSGMDLSDTVCIVLDIFRATSSIVTAAANGCQSVLPVLSAEEAQDLARQTKSCLLAGERKSVRIEGFDLGNSPAEFSRDKVQDRPIIMATTNGTVAIRATEGAWRTWIGSFLNAAAVCRQAQQHGKDILIVCAGTERLFSLEDALCAGQLVEILQGREQAVILSDAAYAALLMYTQSKGRLAEVAGRSRNGQRLYDLGRTDDIAYCLQSNILDIVPEYKHGTIRH